The sequence ACTCGTACCGGATCGTGACGCGCTACATCAACCGCGTCGGGCTCGGCGAGCGGGATCCGTTCGACTGCCCGCTGCTGCAGCAGCGTCAGGCGGTGTGATCCGCGAGCGGCCGTGGCTTCGACGACGCGAACGGATGACCTCGATACGCCTCCTTCGTCGGCACTCGATCCGGCGGCCGCGGCTCAGAGCACCTCGTGCGCCAGCGGCGAGGGCGTGCCGAAGCGGTGCGCCGTGATGCTCACGGCCTGCTCGTGCAGGAACGGGAGCAGCTCGACGCGGCCGGCGCGCGTGACGGCTCCATCGAACACGGCGATGTCGGGCCGGCCCTCCGCGGCGCGGTCGAGCACGGCCGCCGGGGCTCCCAGCAGGCGCACGCGCGGGCGCGGCTGGGCGGCCAGGCGGGCATGGGCGGCCGCCGCATCCTCGACCTCGACCTCGATTCCGCTGCCGCCGAGCGCGTCCGCGATGGCGGGCGGGAGCGGGTCCGCGACCGAGATGCGTACCGCCGCGCCCGTGCGAAGGGCGGCCGCCGCGACGCGCACGAGCTCGACGAGCGGCACGCCGGCCTCCGCGCGGACCTCGGCCGCGGCGGGCACGTAGCGGAACACGTTCCGCTCGCACGCGAGGCCGGAACGGTCGCGCAGCGCGCCGAACTCCTCGTCCCACGCGACGGTGTCGGAGGCCACCGCCTCCGCGAGCCACGTGCGCTCGGCGGCGTCGAGCACGGCACCCGCGGCGGCGATCAGGCGGCCTGCCGGCGAGCCGGTGTTCGATGACGTCGTGCTCCCGGCAGAGCCGCGGGCCGCGGCCGCCGGATCGAGTGCCGACGAAGGAGGCGTATCGAGATCATCCGTCGTCTCGGCGTCGGTCCAGCGGCCGAGGCCCACGAGGTAGTTCGGGCCGCCGGCCTTGAAGCCCGCGCCGACGACGGACTTCTTCCAGCCGCCGAACGGCTGGCGCTGCACGATGGCGCCCGTGATGCCCCGGTTGACGTAGAGGTTGCCCGCCTGCACGGTCGCGAGCCACCGGCGTATCTCGGCGGCGTCGAGCGAGTGCAGCCCGGCGGTGAGGCCGTAGTCCACCTGGTTCTGGAGCTCGGTGGCCTCGTCGAGCGTGCCCGCCGTCATGATGCCGAGCAGGGGGCCGAAGTACTCGGTGAGGTGGTACTCCGAGCCCGGCCGCACGCCGTCACGGACTCCCGAGGTCCACAGGCGCCCGTCGCCGGGCAGCGGCGCCGGCCCGACGAGCCACGACTCGCCCTCGCCGAGCGAGACGAGCGCCTCGGCGAGTTTGCCGGCCGGCGGCGCGATCACGGGCCCGACCTGGGCGGTCGGGTCGGTGGGCATCGCCACGTGCAACGACCGCACCGCGTCGACGAGCTGCGCCCGGAAGCGCCGTGAGCGGGCGACCGACCCCACGAGGATGACGAGGGATGCCGCGGAGCACTTCTGCCCGGCATGCCCGAACGCACTCGACACCACGTCCCTGACGGCGAGGTCGAGATCGGCGCTCGGGGTCACGATGATCGCGTTCTTGCCGCTCGTCTCGCCGAGGAGGCGCAGATCCTGCCGGAAGCCGCGGAACAGCTCGGCGGTCTCGTACCCGCCGGTGAGGATCACCTGGTCAACGGCCGGTGAGGCGACCAGCTTCTCGCCGAGCGACGAGTCGGCGAGCTGGACGAGCTGCAGCACGTCCTTCGGGACGCCGGCCTCCCACAGCGCTTCGATCATGACCGAGCCGCTCCGCCGCGTCTGCCGAGCCGGCTTGATGACGACGGCCGAGCCCGCCGCGAGCGCCGCGAGCGTCGAACCGGCCGGGATCGCGACGGGGAAGTTCCACGGCGGCGTCACGAGCGTGAGGTCGGCCGGCGTGAACCGGGCGCCGTCGACGCGCTCCAGGTCGAGCCCGCGCTCGGCGTAGTAGTGCGCGAAGTCGATCGCCTCCGACACCTCGGGGTCGCCCTGGTCGAGCGTCTTGCCGGCTTCGGACGCCATCACCTCGAGCAGGTCGGCGCGTCGCGCCTCGAGCACGTCGCCGGCACGGTGCAGGATCCGCGCGCGCTCCGCGGCACCGAGCGCACGCCAGCCGACGGCGGCGGCGCGGCCGCGGGCCAGCGTCGCATCGACGGCTGCGGCATCCGTCAGCACCGCCGCCTCCGCCGTGTCGATGCCGAGCCGTGACGACGGAACGCGAGACAGGATGCCGCGACCCCACGCGCGATTGGCGGCCACCGCCGGGTCGGTGTCGGGCGTGTTCGCGAAGCCGGTCGAGGCGACGGGGGTCGCAGTGGCGGAGCGGTCCTGCACACGGTTCGGTGCGGGAACGCTGTCGTCGACCTCGCGCAGCGAGTCGACGAACCTCTCGGTCTCGCGACGCAGCATCGCCGGGTTCGAGTCGAGCTCGAACAGCGCCGACATGAAGTTGTCGCTCGAGGCGCCCTCCTCGAGCCGCCGGATGAGATACGCGATCGCCACGTCGAACTCGTGCGGGTGCACGACCGGCGTGTAGAGCAGGAGGCCGCCGACGTCACGGCGGACGACCTCGGCGAGGCTCTCGGCCATGCCGAGGAGCATCTCGTACTCGACGCCGTCGGTGACCCCGCGCTCGGTCGCGAGCAGCCACGAGTGCGCGATGTCGAAGAGGTTGTGCCCCGCGATGCCCACCCGCACGTTGGCGATGCGGTCGGGCGTGAGCGACCAGTCGAGGATGCGCTTGTAGTGCGTGTCGCTCTGCTGCTTGGTGCTCCAGGTGGCGAGCGGCCAGCCGTGGATCTCGGCATCCACCCGCTCCATCGAGAGGTTCGCGCCCTTCACGAGGCGGACCTTGATGCCCGCGCCGCCGCGCGCGCGACGGGCCGCGGACCACTCCTGCAGGCGCATCATCGCCGCGAACGCGTCGGGCAGGTACGCCTGCAGCACGATGCCGGCCTCGAGCCCGGTGAACTCGGGCTCGTCGAGGAGGCGCGTGAACACCGCCGTCGTGAGGTCGAGGTCGCGGTACTCCTCCATGTCGAGGTTGATGAACTTGCGGGTCGGCGATCCCGCCGCGAGACGGTACAGCGGACGGAGGCGATCGACGATGAGGTCGACCGCCTCGTCGAAGCCCCACGGCGAATGCGGTCCGACGATCGACGACACCTTGATCGACACGTAGTCGACGTCGTCGCGGGCGAGGAGCCGCATCGTGCCGTCGAGGCGCCGCTGCGCTTCGCCGGTGCCGAGCACGGCTTCGCCCAGGAGGTTGACGTTGAGGCGGACGCCGTCGCGCGTGAGGGTGCGGATGGTCTTGCCGAGCTTGTGGTCGCGCGCGTCGGCGATGAGATGCCCGACCATGCGGCGCAGGACGGCGCGCGCGATCGGCACGACGACGCCGGGGGCGACCGGCGCGAGGGCGCCGCCGAGCCGTACCGCCCCACGCAGCGGCGCGGGGAGGAATCCGGGCACGAGGGGTGCCACGCGCGCCAGCGCGCGGGCCGCGACCCGGGTGTCTTCGGGGCGCACCACGCCGTCGACGAATCCGGTCGTGAACTCCAGGCCGCTCGGGTCGCTCAGGACGCCCGCGAGCCGCTGCGCGGCGGCGCTCGCCGGGATCGCGGATGCCTCGGCCAGCCAGCGATCGACGAGGGCGCTGGTCTCTGCGGCGAGGTGCGGGGTGCGGTCGGACGCGGCGGCGCTGCCGGGAAGGACGGGAGTGGTCACGGATGCTCCAGAAGTTGTGCGGTGATCTCAGTGTCGGCGCGGCATCCGTGAAAGAAAAGCGATGCTTTCTTCAGTATTCTCTTCAGTATCACTTCATGGTTGGCCGTCTGGGGTCGGTCCAGGGCTCATTGTGTGCGTGGTACATAGTGAATGGCCTTCATTATGTTGGGAGTGCGCGATGCTCGACCTCAAGAAGCTCCGGCTGCTGCGGGAACTGCAGCTGCGCGGCACCATCGCCGCCGTCGCCGAGGCCGCGTCGTACAGTCCGTCCGCGGTGTCGCAGCACCTCGCCCAGCTCGAACGCGAAGCCGGCGTCGAGCTGCTGCAGAAGTCGGGCCGCGGACTGCGGCTGACCCCGGCCGCCGAGCGGCTCGTCGCCCGCACGGCCGAGCTGCTCGACGTCATGGAGCGCGCCGAGTCGGAGCTGCGCACCTCGGGCGAGGATGTCGCCGGCACGGTGCGCGCGGCGGTGTTCCAGTCCGCGATGCTCGCGCTCATGCCGGCCGCGCTCGAGGCGATGCGCGAGGTCGCTCCCGACGTCCGGGTCGAACTCGTCCAGCGCGAGCCCGAGACCGCGCTTCACGAGACGTGGATGCGGGACTTCGACCTCGTCGTCGCCGAGCACTACCCCGCCCACGCCGCGCCGCATCATCCGGGTCTGGACCGCCGGTCGCTCATGTCGGACGCCATCCGGCTCGCCGTCTCGGCGCACGAGCACTCCGGCCTCGTCTCGGTCGCCGCAGCGCGCGACCTGCCGTGGGTCATGGAGCCGCGCGGCGCGGCGTCACGTCACTTCGCCGAGCAGCAGTGCCGCGTCGCCGGCTTCGAACCCGACGTGCGGTACGAGACGGCCGACCTCCAGGCGCACGTGCGGCTGATCGCGACGGGCAACGCGGTCGCGTTCCTCCCCGACCTCATCTGGTCGGGCGTCGACGCGACGGGATGCCGCTTGGTGGAGCTGCCCGGAAGCCCGCGGCGGACGGTGTTCACGTCGGTCCGCAGCGCCGGCGGAGAGGTCCCCGCGGTGGCGGTGTTCCGCGATGTGCTCGCACAGGTCGCCGCCGACCTCGCCGCGGACTGACGGCCGCCTTGCCCCCGCGCTGCGAAAACACCAGTCGGTGACGCGACACGCCGTGCTGCGGCATCCGTCGTCGGCGTGTCGGCGTCACGGACCGGGGTTTTCGCTCGGGACGTCAGGGCGTCCGGGTCGTTCAGGGTCGTTCAAAGACGACGGATGCCGGCACCTTCGCCGGGCGGGGCGCACCGGTGGCGCCGGTCAGAGCCCTTCGGCGACGCGCAGCGCGATGTCGGTGCGGTGCTGCCCGCCCTCGAGCCCGATCTCGCCGACGGCACGGTACACGCGGTCGCGTGCTTCGACGAACGTCGTGCCCACGCCGACCACGTTCAGCACGCGGCCGCCGGTCGCCACGAGCCCGCCGTCGGACTCCGCCGTCGCCGCGTGCGCCAGGTGCACGCCCTCGACCGCGTCGGCCGCGCGAAGCCCGGTGAGCGGCCGCCCGGTCACCGGCGCGGCGGGGTACCCCTCGCTCGCGAGCACCACCGTCACCGCGACGGTGTCGGCGAACGCCGGGCGCGGGTGGTCTTCGAGATGACCGGATGCCGCGGCCAGCAGCAGCTCCGACAGCGGATCGACGAGCCGGGGCAGCACCACCTGGGTCTCGGGGTCGCCGAAGCGGGCGTTGAACTCGATGACCTTGACGCCGCCGTCGGTGAGGATGAGCCCCGCGTACAGCAGCCCGATGAAGGGGGCGCCCTCGGCGTCCAGCTGGCGGATGACCGGCTCGGCGATCTCGTGCGTCACCAGATCGACGAACTCCTGCTCGCTGCCGAAGCGGCCGTCGAGCCACGGCAGCGGCGAGTACGCGCCCATGCCTCCGGTGTTGGGCCCCTCGTCGCCGTCGCCGAGGCGCTTGTAGTCCTGAGCCGGGCTCAGCGGCAGCACGTGGTCGCCGTCGCTCAGGAAGAAGAGCGACACCTCGGGGCCGTCGAGGAACTCCTCGACGAGCACCGGTCCGAACGGAAGGTACGCGTCGGCGTGCGCGAGGGCCGCTTCGCGGTCCGCCGTCACGATCACGCCCTTGCCCGCGGCGAGGCCGTCGGCCTTGACGACATGCGGGGCGCCCAGCTCGTCGAACGCCGCCTCGACCTCGGCGCGGCTCGATGCCCGGACCGCCCGGCCGGTCGGCACGCCCGCGGCATCCATGATGCGCTTCGCGAAAGCCTTGGACCCCTCCAGCTGTGCGGCCGCCCTTCCCGGTCCGAACACCGGGATGCCGCGCTCGCGCACCGCGTCGGCGACACCCGCCACCAGGGGCGCCTCGGGACCGACCACGACGAGATCGACCTGGTACTCGTTCGCGAAGGCGGTGACGGCGGCGGGGTCGTTCGCGTCGAGGGCGACGAGCTGCGCGTCGTGCGCGATGCCGGCGTTGCCCGGAGCCGCGAAGATCTCGTGCTCGGCCTCCTCCGACCGCAGCGCGAGGATGATGGCGTGCTCGCGCGCGCCCGAGCCGAGGACCAGGATCTTCACGCGCCCCAGCCTACCGAGCGCCCGCGGTCGCGTTTCGGTACGCGTGCCGGCGTGAACCGGGCGCAGGCGTACCGTGGAGGCATGGCCCGCAGGATCTCGACCGTCGACGGCCGGGCGGCCCTCGACGCCGTCGCAGCGGCGGCCGGGGCATCCGCCGCCCCGGCGCGCACCGACCACGCGACGGCCGTGCGCTACCTGCTGCAGCTGCTGGCCGAGAAGGCGCCGGGCAACTCGGTCGAGGTGCGCGTGCCGCCGTTCGGCGCCGTGCAGGTGATCGAGGGACCGCGGCATACGCGCGGCACGCCCCCGAACGTCGTCGAGACCGACCCCGCGACCTGGATCGCGCTCGCCACGGGTGCGGAGCAGTGGACGGATGCCGCAGCCGCCGGCCGCATCAGCGCCTCCGGCACGCGCGCCGACATCTCGCACCTCCTCCCGCTGCGCCCCTGACCGGGCCGCCCCTGACGTCGATCCCCCACACCTCGATGGCACGGGCGCACCCTCACGAGCGCGGAGTCACCACGGGAACGCCGGTCGCCGGGTGAGGGAAGACGTCGACCGGCTGGCCGTACACCTCCTCGATCGCGGCGCCGGTGAGCACCGCCGCCGGCGCGCCTGACGCCACGACGCGCCCGTGCGCGAGCAGCGTGACGCGGTCGGCGACGCGGAGTGCGGCGTTGAGGTCGTGCAGCACGACCGCCACCGCGGCACCCTCGCGGGCGCGGGCCCGCGCGATACGCAGCACATCCTCCTGGTGCCGGAGGTCCAGAGCGGCCGTGGGCTCGTCGAGCAGAAGCACGTCGCAGGCCTGCGCGAGCACCCTCGCAAGGGCGGCGCGTGCCCGCTCGCCGCCCGACAGCGACGTCACGCCGCGATCGGCGAACGCGGTGAGATCGGTGAGCGCGAGGGCCTGGGTGACGGCCGCGTCGTCATCGTCCTCGGCCGGCGTCCGCGCCCACGGCGCGCGCCCCATCCGCACGACCTCCGCCACCGTGAACGGGAACGACACCGTGTTCTGCTGCAGCAGCACGGCGCGCAGGCGCGCGAGAGCGCGGGGCGGGATGCCGCGCAGTGCGGCGCCGTCCAGTTCCACGGTTCCGGCATCCGGCGTCGTGTCGCCGGCGAGCACGCCGAACAGCGTCGACTTGCCGG comes from Microbacterium cremeum and encodes:
- a CDS encoding sterol carrier family protein — protein: MARRISTVDGRAALDAVAAAAGASAAPARTDHATAVRYLLQLLAEKAPGNSVEVRVPPFGAVQVIEGPRHTRGTPPNVVETDPATWIALATGAEQWTDAAAAGRISASGTRADISHLLPLRP
- a CDS encoding bifunctional proline dehydrogenase/L-glutamate gamma-semialdehyde dehydrogenase → MTTPVLPGSAAASDRTPHLAAETSALVDRWLAEASAIPASAAAQRLAGVLSDPSGLEFTTGFVDGVVRPEDTRVAARALARVAPLVPGFLPAPLRGAVRLGGALAPVAPGVVVPIARAVLRRMVGHLIADARDHKLGKTIRTLTRDGVRLNVNLLGEAVLGTGEAQRRLDGTMRLLARDDVDYVSIKVSSIVGPHSPWGFDEAVDLIVDRLRPLYRLAAGSPTRKFINLDMEEYRDLDLTTAVFTRLLDEPEFTGLEAGIVLQAYLPDAFAAMMRLQEWSAARRARGGAGIKVRLVKGANLSMERVDAEIHGWPLATWSTKQQSDTHYKRILDWSLTPDRIANVRVGIAGHNLFDIAHSWLLATERGVTDGVEYEMLLGMAESLAEVVRRDVGGLLLYTPVVHPHEFDVAIAYLIRRLEEGASSDNFMSALFELDSNPAMLRRETERFVDSLREVDDSVPAPNRVQDRSATATPVASTGFANTPDTDPAVAANRAWGRGILSRVPSSRLGIDTAEAAVLTDAAAVDATLARGRAAAVGWRALGAAERARILHRAGDVLEARRADLLEVMASEAGKTLDQGDPEVSEAIDFAHYYAERGLDLERVDGARFTPADLTLVTPPWNFPVAIPAGSTLAALAAGSAVVIKPARQTRRSGSVMIEALWEAGVPKDVLQLVQLADSSLGEKLVASPAVDQVILTGGYETAELFRGFRQDLRLLGETSGKNAIIVTPSADLDLAVRDVVSSAFGHAGQKCSAASLVILVGSVARSRRFRAQLVDAVRSLHVAMPTDPTAQVGPVIAPPAGKLAEALVSLGEGESWLVGPAPLPGDGRLWTSGVRDGVRPGSEYHLTEYFGPLLGIMTAGTLDEATELQNQVDYGLTAGLHSLDAAEIRRWLATVQAGNLYVNRGITGAIVQRQPFGGWKKSVVGAGFKAGGPNYLVGLGRWTDAETTDDLDTPPSSALDPAAAARGSAGSTTSSNTGSPAGRLIAAAGAVLDAAERTWLAEAVASDTVAWDEEFGALRDRSGLACERNVFRYVPAAAEVRAEAGVPLVELVRVAAAALRTGAAVRISVADPLPPAIADALGGSGIEVEVEDAAAAHARLAAQPRPRVRLLGAPAAVLDRAAEGRPDIAVFDGAVTRAGRVELLPFLHEQAVSITAHRFGTPSPLAHEVL
- a CDS encoding LysR family transcriptional regulator; the encoded protein is MLDLKKLRLLRELQLRGTIAAVAEAASYSPSAVSQHLAQLEREAGVELLQKSGRGLRLTPAAERLVARTAELLDVMERAESELRTSGEDVAGTVRAAVFQSAMLALMPAALEAMREVAPDVRVELVQREPETALHETWMRDFDLVVAEHYPAHAAPHHPGLDRRSLMSDAIRLAVSAHEHSGLVSVAAARDLPWVMEPRGAASRHFAEQQCRVAGFEPDVRYETADLQAHVRLIATGNAVAFLPDLIWSGVDATGCRLVELPGSPRRTVFTSVRSAGGEVPAVAVFRDVLAQVAADLAAD
- the purD gene encoding phosphoribosylamine--glycine ligase, producing the protein MKILVLGSGAREHAIILALRSEEAEHEIFAAPGNAGIAHDAQLVALDANDPAAVTAFANEYQVDLVVVGPEAPLVAGVADAVRERGIPVFGPGRAAAQLEGSKAFAKRIMDAAGVPTGRAVRASSRAEVEAAFDELGAPHVVKADGLAAGKGVIVTADREAALAHADAYLPFGPVLVEEFLDGPEVSLFFLSDGDHVLPLSPAQDYKRLGDGDEGPNTGGMGAYSPLPWLDGRFGSEQEFVDLVTHEIAEPVIRQLDAEGAPFIGLLYAGLILTDGGVKVIEFNARFGDPETQVVLPRLVDPLSELLLAAASGHLEDHPRPAFADTVAVTVVLASEGYPAAPVTGRPLTGLRAADAVEGVHLAHAATAESDGGLVATGGRVLNVVGVGTTFVEARDRVYRAVGEIGLEGGQHRTDIALRVAEGL
- a CDS encoding heme ABC transporter ATP-binding protein — encoded protein: MSVVASTAAGAVRLEARNVTVTPAGSPAPVLTDASIQVHAGELHALIGPNGAGKSTLFGVLAGDTTPDAGTVELDGAALRGIPPRALARLRAVLLQQNTVSFPFTVAEVVRMGRAPWARTPAEDDDDAAVTQALALTDLTAFADRGVTSLSGGERARAALARVLAQACDVLLLDEPTAALDLRHQEDVLRIARARAREGAAVAVVLHDLNAALRVADRVTLLAHGRVVASGAPAAVLTGAAIEEVYGQPVDVFPHPATGVPVVTPRS